Proteins co-encoded in one Coregonus clupeaformis isolate EN_2021a chromosome 17, ASM2061545v1, whole genome shotgun sequence genomic window:
- the LOC121586275 gene encoding sodium channel subunit beta-1 produces MSAVRLLLLSLLCSHFVSLCHGACSEVDSDTEAVAGKGFKLGCISCKMRPEVEASATVDWYFKAKGEADFAHIYNYNEGPHIVDERFEDRVDWNGSKRSQDIQDASIYLFNVTFNDSGTYSCHFHRLLTYEFYEYQTVVSKLVHLKVVAKATRGTASIVSEVMMYVSIIGLQAWLYIEMVYCFRKISAAGEEAIRESANAEYLAIASESKDNCAGVQVAE; encoded by the exons ATGTCTGCTGTGCGGCTGCTGCTCCTGTCTCTGCTTTGTTCCCACTTTG TGTCCCTGTGCCATGGGGCCTGTTCAGAGGTGGACTCGGACACTGAGGCCGTTGCAGGCAAAGGGTTCAAACTGGGCTGCATCTCCTGTAAAATGAGGCCCGAGGTGGAAGCTTCTGCCACAGTCGACTGGTATTTCAAGGCCAAAGGGGAAGCTGACTTTGCACAT ATATATAATTACAATGAGGGCCCCCACATTGTGGATGAGCGCTTCGAGGACCGCGTGGACTGGAACGGCAGTAAGAGGAGCCAAGACATACAGGATGCGTCCATCTACCTCTTCAATGTCACCTTTAACGACTCAGGCACCTACAGTTGCCACTTCCACCGGCTCCTGACGTACGAGTTCTACGAATACCAGACCGTTGTCAGCAAGCTTGTGCACCTGAAAGTGGTGGCTAAAG CCACCAGAGGGACGGCCTCCATAGTCTCTGAGGTAATGATGTACGTGTCCATCATCGGGCTACAGGCTTGGCTCTACATAGAGATGGTATACTGCTTCAGAAAGATCTCAGCTGCAGGAGAGGAAGCAATACGAGAAAGCGC GAATGCAGAATATTTAGCTATAGCCTCGGAGAGTAAAGATAACTGTGCAGGAGTGCAAGTGGCAGAATAA